A section of the Drosophila subobscura isolate 14011-0131.10 chromosome A, UCBerk_Dsub_1.0, whole genome shotgun sequence genome encodes:
- the LOC117894426 gene encoding protein mushroom body miniature-like translates to MPNAVFYYDPIVPQPPVMGGGLEVPLLPEITMKSLPLAAEPLVIEPKPAVPFVGVNINKEKKDAPAVKPGPKPVEKPAESSDESSSSSSDWSLEPAKAPAAKPPAAKEQASSSSSSSSERSDTDSDDSPPPAKNKTATKEKEASGKTSKKLKKSLSQEDVICLGTLKRHYTITDTDEESSEAGEDEDEQQKSSKSKTKKKPDNRCGICDKKMICINCSAQYHSLKDCPKPPNMNVAPQSYFEQMAMQQMAMQQMAMQQMAMFNVEQQRFAVPALSTATLSSAPGKSKKEKRLPRRPRKRHRRK, encoded by the exons ATGCCTAATGCTGTTTTCTACTACGATCCTATCGTACCACAACCACCAGTGATGGGCGGGGGCTTGGAGGTACCACTGCTACCTGAGATCACCATGAAGTCCCTTCCGTTAGCAGCAGAGCCGCTTGTCATTGAACCGAAACCGGCAGTGCCATTTGTTGGCGTTAACATCAATAAGGAGAAGAAAGACGCTCCAGCTGTGAAGCCTGGACCGAAGCCTGTCGAAAAGCCAGCGGAGAGCAGCGATGAGAGCTCTTCCAGTAGCTCAGACTGGAGCTTAGAGCCTG CTAAGGCACCAGCAGCTAAGCCACCAGCGGCCAAGGAACAAGCTTCCTCTTCGTCTTCCTCATCTTCCGAGAGGTCTGACACTGACAGTGATGATAGCCCACCGccagctaaaaacaaaacagcaacaaaagagaagGAAGCGAGTGGCAAGACATCTAAGAAATTGAAGAAAAGCCTATCCCAGGAGGATGTCATTTGCTTGGGCACTCTGAAGCGACACTACACCATAACCGATACCGATGAGGAGAGCAGCGAGGCGggcgaggacgaggatgagcagcagaaatccagcaaaagtaaaaccaagaaaaaaccCGACAATCGCTGTGGAATTTGCGACAAGAAG ATGATCTGCATTAACTGCTCGGCCCAGTATCATAGCCTCAAGGACTGTCCAAAGCCACCGAACATGAACGTTGCTCCGCAGTCATATTTCGAGCAGATGGCCATGCAGCAGATGGCCATGCAGCAAATGGCCATGCAGCAGATGGCCATGTTCAATGTGGAGCAGCAACGTTTTGCCGTGCCAGCACTGTCAACCGCCACACTCTCGTCCGCTCCTGGCAAGTCGAAGAAGGAGAAAAGACTCCCAAGAAGACCAAGAAAACGCCACAGAAGAAAATGA
- the LOC117903709 gene encoding activating signal cointegrator 1 complex subunit 2 homolog, whose amino-acid sequence MLEEERGDHSTIVFKYWLVYHLIKLRFMAVAEQQKKEDGKRQRWKLHEPLKRIVPQEKKQEKPQEKDEEQQPQEPQAKPQEEPQEKDEEQPQDKSQQKSQEMPQEKPQEKPQEKPQEKDEEQPQQTPEEEPQKEPQEQPEGEDNEHLQEQPQEEQEATLLTTLRNKLIPAAMGLTALCVIKAIIH is encoded by the exons atgttggAAGAAGAGCGAGGAGATCACTCCACCATCGTGTTTAAGTACTGGCTGGTCTATCATCTGATCAAGTTGAGATTCATGGCCGTTgctgagcagcagaaaaaagaagatGGCAAGCGACAGCGATGGAAGTTGCACGAGCCGCTGAAGCGGATAGTGCCTCAGGAGAAGAAACAGGAGAAGCCGCAGGAAAAAgacgaagagcagcagcctcaggAGCCACAGGCGAAGCCGCAGGAGGAGCCTCAAGAGAAAGACGAAGAGCAGCCTCAAGACAAGTCTCAGCAGAAGTCTCAGGAGATGCCACAGGAGAAGCCACAGGAGAAGCCACAGGAGAAGCCTCAGGAGAAAGACGAAGAGCAGCCTCAGCAAACgccagaggaggagccacagaaggAGCCTCAGGAGCAGCCTGAGGGAGAAGACAATGAGCACCTACAGGAGCAGCCGCAAGAGGAGCAAGAAGCTACACTATTGACTACCCTTCGCAATAAATTGATACCAGCGGCAATGGGACTCACAGCTCTTTGTGTCATTAAGGCAATAATCCA CTAA
- the LOC117903705 gene encoding uncharacterized protein LOC117903705: MTMSSTLTLTLAEAEAMGTSAALESSEDAAAAAATPEAGVDMFSDADMAEVRHVVQRILVPCVFVIGLLGNSVSIYVLTRKRMRCTTNIYLTALAITDIAYLTFQLILTLQHYEYIKYHCEIYWQLYGYFVWLCDVSAYISIYIAVCFTIERFIAIRYPLKRQTFCTESLAKKVLSAVALFCLLSTLSTAFEHTMDTQWKLIDDAYKPCNQTPANVSPTPSLPTPATVWQQPEQPEQQYDPEAATITSAVTFPLYDGSGNSEGEPGHIPREQQPRRRHWPSSVTPPTGLSETLDATRPWQQQSSESKEQVTESLLQLSRAGRSGDFNHSDAFAFNVTEYCQNMTVFKHISSDLGNNELYSNAWSVFTLVVFVLCPLFLLATFNSFLILLVHRSKSLRGDLTNASSIRRTKRKSNTGLTGSVSQENRVTITLIAVVLLFIVCQLPWAIYLLLDQYLNIAHGAQVVAGNVCNLLAALNAASNFFLYCVLSDKYRKTVRELITGYRYRRRHARNNTSLYAGHHTTTTLTHINGDHHHGGASPYSGSAGGGGSSRRSCSRSRNKAAATGRLIA, encoded by the exons ATGACAATGTCATCGACGCTAACACTAACGCTTGCCGAAGCAGAGGCCATGGGGACGTCGGCGGCATTGGAATCCTCCGAGgacgcagcagcggcagcagcaacgcccGAGGCGGGCGTTGATATGTTCTCGGATGCGGATATGGCGGAAGTGCGGCATGTTGTTCAACGCATTTTGGTGCCGTGCGTTTTTGTTATTGGACTATTGGGAAATTCAGTGAGCATTTATGTTTTGACGCG GAAGCGCATGAGATGCACCACAAACATTTATCTAACGGCCCTGGCAATTACGGACATTGCCTACCTGACCTTTCAATTAATCCTAACACTCCAGCACTACGAGTACATCAAGTACCACTGCGAGATCTATTGGCAGCTCTACGGATACTTTGTCTGGCTATGCGATGTCTCTG CATACATCTCCATTTACATAGCCGTATGCTTTACCATAGAGCGATTTATTGCGATACGCTATCCGCTGAAGAGGCAAACGTTCTGCACGGAATCCCTCGCCAAGAAGGTGCTATCAG CCGTCGCACTGTTCTGTTTGCTGTCCACGCTCTCCACCGCTTTCGAGCACACAATGGACACCCAGTGGAAGTTGATTGATGACGCCTACAAGCCATGCAATCAAACCCCGGCGAATGTCTCGCCAACGCCCTCGCTGCCAACGCCAGCGACAGTGTGGCAGCAACcggagcagccggagcagcagtaTGACCCCGAGGCGGCCACCATCACGAGTGCTGTAACATTTCCCCTCTacgatggcagtggcaacagcgaAGGGGAGCCAG GCCACATTCCACGAGAGCAACAGCCACGCCGCCGGCACTGGCCATCATCTGTGACGCCGCCGACGGGTCTGAGTGAAACTCTGGATGCCACCAggccgtggcagcagcaaagttcAGAGTCCAAGGAGCAGGTCACGGAGAGTCTGCTGCAGTTGTCACGTGCCGGACGCAGCGGGGACTTCAATCACTCAGATGCATTCGCATTTAATGTTACGGAATATTGTCAAAAT ATGACTGTCTTTAAGCACATTTCCTCGGACTTGGGCAACAACGAGCTGTATTCGAACGCTTGGAGTGTGTTCACTCTGGTGGTGTTCGTCCTTTGTCCGCTGTTCCTGCTGGCCACGTTCAACAGCTTTCTCATCCTGCTGGTGCATCGCTCAAAGAGTCTACGCGGGGATCTAACGAATGCCAGCAGCATAAGACGCACCAAG CGCAAATCCAACACTGGCCTCACTGGCAGCGTCTCCCAGGAGAACCGTGTGACCATCACCTTGATTGCCGTCGTTCTGCTGTTTATTGTGTGCCAACTGCCGTGGGCCATCTATCTGCTGCTCGATCAGTATTTGAATATAGCGCACGGTGCCCAGGTGGTTGCCGGCAATGTGTGCAATCTGCTGGCCGCCCTCAATGCCGCCTCGAACTTCTTCCTCTACTGCGTGCTGTCGGACAAGTACCGGAAGACGGTGCGCGAGCTGATCACAGGGTATCGCTATCGTCGCCGCCATGCACGCAACAATACGAGTCTCTACGCGGGCCACCATACCACCACAACACTGACGCACATCAATGGAGATCATCACCATGGAGGTGCATCGCCGTACAGTGGTTcagcaggcggcggtggcagcagtcGTCGCAGCTGCAGTCGAAGTCGCAACAAGGCAGCGGCCACGGGCCGCCTGATAGCGTGA